In Candidatus Tiamatella incendiivivens, the genomic window TTCACTGAAACCACTCTTTATCACCTAAACATTTCCGCCCCTAACTCCGATGCTGGAATGGTGTATTTTATGGATAATCTATTTAACTGCTTTCCCTAAACCCCCTTTAGGCGGTATAGGGTTAAGGTGAGATGCATATGACTATAGGGAAAGTCAGAGGTCTCAACACATCGGGGCATAAAGGATGGTTTACTGTCTATTGTAGAATTTGTGGTAAACCATTAGATTTAACAAAGGATGTTGTTTACGCTTGCCCTAACTGTAAAGATAAATACGAAGCATACTTCTGCAGTGCAGACGCTAGACGTGTTGGTTATAAATGCCCATTCTGTGGTAAACCACTCGAAATCGTCAGTGTTATTAAGTGAACTACATAAGTCTTTGTATTATCCTTTATTACACAAATTACACATTAAGGGTATGCAGTGATGGTTGTAGTTGAGGAGGAATTCGTCAATAAACATACTAGAAAAATAATCATAAAGACAGATGCAGGGAACATTCTCAAAAAAGATGTTTACTGCAGTATTACTAAAAGCGAGGCGGAGAAAGGGGAGCATATTCTGTCTGAGGAAATGTCAGGTTCCTCAGTAGATCTATACGATATAGAAATAAATGAAAATACTATGGGTTTAGTGCTATGCGTTAATAATGACTGCAAGATGATTGATGTATTAATAGAAAATGAAAGCTTTGAGGATTTAGAAGGTTTTGATTGTAGGTGAGAGATATGCAATCCTATCATAGTATCTCCTATGTATTACAAAACTCTAATGAAGGAGATCCTGTTAATTTAAGAGGCTGGATCTATAGATTAAGATGGCTTGGCGGAAAGGTTTTCATCGTATTACGTGATCAAAG contains:
- a CDS encoding endonuclease Q family protein gives rise to the protein MTIGKVRGLNTSGHKGWFTVYCRICGKPLDLTKDVVYACPNCKDKYEAYFCSADARRVGYKCPFCGKPLEIVSVIK